The Corynebacterium simulans genome contains a region encoding:
- the tsaE gene encoding tRNA (adenosine(37)-N6)-threonylcarbamoyltransferase complex ATPase subunit type 1 TsaE, translated as MRNQFPQQGQKQVATAEAARELGKELGAALEAGDLVILDGPLGAGKTTFTQGIAEGMQVKGRVTSPTFVIAREHRSTVGGPALVHVDAYRLLDHSDDPLGELDALDLDTELDDAVVVAEWGGGFMDQLAEAFLLISINREAADDTRVFTWNWVG; from the coding sequence ATGCGTAACCAGTTTCCGCAGCAGGGCCAAAAGCAGGTAGCTACTGCCGAAGCCGCCCGCGAGCTGGGAAAGGAACTGGGGGCGGCGCTTGAGGCTGGCGACCTCGTCATCCTCGACGGCCCGCTGGGCGCAGGCAAGACCACCTTCACCCAAGGCATTGCCGAAGGCATGCAGGTCAAAGGCCGCGTCACCTCGCCGACTTTCGTCATCGCCCGCGAGCATCGCTCGACCGTCGGCGGCCCGGCGCTCGTCCACGTCGACGCTTACCGCCTGCTGGACCACTCCGACGATCCCCTAGGCGAGCTCGACGCACTGGATTTGGACACCGAGCTTGACGACGCCGTCGTCGTCGCCGAGTGGGGCGGCGGCTTCATGGACCAGCTCGCGGAGGCCTTTTTGCTGATCAGCATCAACCGTGAGGCCGCAGACGATACTCGCGTGTTTACCTGGAACTGGGTAGGTTAA
- a CDS encoding dienelactone hydrolase family protein, whose amino-acid sequence MSANLKKHLGTLSKRGPHRVLVGDLSYAGINSKVYTPAEGKGLPAVAFAHDWTKKVKNYHATLRHLASWGIVVVAPDTETGINPSHRNFAADVESALQIAAGVKLGTGNIAVSPSKLGIVGHGMGGGVAALAAVDNPKVRAVAALYPADTAPSSYAAAKSITAPGLIIGSEREDLFRAGNPAQLADNWGGEVAYRELAKGTQAGFTEDRLFKLAVGSGAFQSGPTETARALVTGFLLSTLAGESKYDDFAEADASAKGVKSIFGEELRKKAGIHR is encoded by the coding sequence GTGTCTGCGAATCTAAAGAAGCATCTAGGAACTCTGTCCAAGCGCGGCCCCCACCGCGTCCTCGTCGGCGATCTTTCTTATGCCGGCATCAACAGCAAGGTTTATACCCCAGCTGAGGGCAAGGGCCTGCCAGCTGTGGCCTTCGCCCACGATTGGACGAAGAAGGTTAAGAATTACCACGCTACCCTGCGCCATTTGGCTAGCTGGGGCATCGTGGTGGTTGCCCCTGATACGGAGACGGGTATTAACCCGAGCCACCGCAATTTCGCTGCGGACGTCGAATCTGCACTGCAAATTGCAGCTGGCGTCAAGCTGGGCACGGGCAACATCGCGGTATCGCCTTCCAAGCTCGGCATCGTCGGCCACGGCATGGGCGGCGGCGTCGCCGCGCTGGCAGCGGTTGATAACCCAAAGGTTCGCGCCGTAGCGGCGCTGTACCCGGCAGATACTGCGCCTTCGTCTTATGCAGCGGCTAAGTCCATCACGGCTCCGGGCCTGATTATCGGTTCCGAGCGCGAGGATCTTTTCCGCGCCGGCAACCCTGCGCAGCTGGCTGACAACTGGGGCGGCGAGGTGGCTTACCGCGAGCTGGCCAAGGGCACCCAGGCTGGTTTCACTGAGGATCGCCTCTTCAAACTGGCCGTCGGTTCCGGTGCGTTCCAGTCAGGCCCGACTGAAACCGCACGCGCTTTGGTAACCGGCTTCCTGCTGTCGACGCTTGCGGGTGAGTCCAAGTACGACGATTTCGCCGAAGCTGATGCAAGCGCTAAGGGCGTGAAGAGTATTTTTGGTGAAGAACTGCGCAAGAAGGCCGGTATTCACCGCTAA
- the groES gene encoding co-chaperone GroES: MTMANIKPLEDKVLVQIVEAETTTASGLVIPDSAKEKPQEATVIAVGPGRTNDKGEVVPVGVNEGDTVIFSKYGGTELKYDGQEYLLLSARDLLAVIEK, from the coding sequence ATCACCATGGCAAACATCAAGCCACTTGAGGACAAGGTTCTCGTCCAGATCGTAGAAGCAGAAACCACCACCGCTTCCGGCCTGGTTATCCCAGACTCCGCTAAGGAAAAGCCGCAGGAGGCTACCGTCATCGCCGTCGGCCCAGGCCGCACCAATGACAAGGGCGAGGTCGTTCCGGTCGGAGTCAACGAGGGCGACACCGTAATCTTCTCCAAGTACGGCGGCACCGAGCTGAAGTACGACGGCCAGGAGTACCTCCTGCTGTCCGCACGTGACCTGCTCGCAGTCATCGAGAAGTAG
- the groL gene encoding chaperonin GroEL (60 kDa chaperone family; promotes refolding of misfolded polypeptides especially under stressful conditions; forms two stacked rings of heptamers to form a barrel-shaped 14mer; ends can be capped by GroES; misfolded proteins enter the barrel where they are refolded when GroES binds) has protein sequence MSKLIAFDQEAREGIQRGVDTLADAVKVTLGPRGRNVVLSKAFGGPTVTNDGVTIARDIDIEEPFENLGAQLVKSVAVKTNDIAGDGTTTATLLAQALIFEGLRNVAAGANPVELNRGIAAAAEKTVEELMKRATPVNSASEIAQVATVSSRDPEVGEMVAGAMDKVGKDGVVTVEESQSIESSVDVTEGISFDKGYLSPYFATEEETYNAVLDDAAILLVRNKISSLPDFLPLLEKIAESSRPTLIIAEDVEGEPLQALVVNSIRKVLKVAAVKAPYFGERRKGFMDDLAVVTGATVVDPEVGINLNEVGLEVLGSARRVTVSKEDTVIVDGAGEASAVEERREQLRREIERTDSTWDREKLEERLAKLSGGVAVIRVGAATETEVNERKLRVEDAINAARAAVDEGVIAGGGSALVQISKELEKFAEEFEGEAKTGVLSVSRALTRPAYWIAQNAGLDGSVIVDHVSELENGHGFNAATLEYGNLLEQGIIDPVKVTHSAVVNATSVARMVLTTEASVVEKPAEEEAPAASHGHHH, from the coding sequence ATGTCAAAGCTGATTGCATTTGACCAGGAAGCTCGCGAGGGCATCCAGCGCGGCGTTGACACGCTTGCTGACGCAGTCAAGGTCACCCTCGGTCCCCGCGGCCGCAACGTTGTGCTGTCCAAGGCCTTCGGCGGCCCCACCGTCACCAACGACGGCGTGACCATCGCCCGTGACATCGACATCGAGGAGCCTTTTGAGAACCTCGGTGCACAGCTGGTGAAGTCCGTGGCCGTGAAGACCAACGACATCGCCGGTGACGGCACCACCACCGCAACTTTGCTCGCCCAGGCGCTTATCTTCGAGGGCCTGCGCAACGTTGCCGCTGGTGCCAACCCAGTTGAGCTAAACCGCGGTATCGCTGCGGCGGCGGAAAAGACCGTTGAAGAGCTGATGAAGCGTGCAACGCCGGTGAACTCGGCGTCGGAAATCGCGCAGGTGGCAACCGTTTCCTCCCGTGACCCAGAGGTCGGCGAGATGGTCGCCGGCGCCATGGACAAGGTGGGCAAGGACGGCGTTGTAACCGTCGAGGAGTCCCAGTCCATCGAGTCCTCCGTGGACGTAACCGAGGGCATTTCCTTCGACAAGGGCTACCTTTCTCCGTACTTCGCTACGGAAGAAGAGACCTACAACGCAGTGCTTGACGACGCAGCCATCCTCCTCGTCCGCAACAAGATCTCCTCTCTGCCGGACTTCCTGCCGCTGCTGGAGAAGATTGCTGAGTCGTCGCGTCCTACCTTGATCATCGCGGAAGATGTGGAAGGCGAGCCGCTGCAGGCACTCGTTGTTAACTCCATCCGCAAGGTGCTCAAGGTTGCCGCAGTGAAGGCCCCGTACTTCGGCGAGCGCCGCAAGGGCTTCATGGATGACCTGGCTGTTGTCACCGGCGCCACCGTTGTGGATCCTGAGGTAGGCATCAACTTGAACGAGGTTGGCCTCGAGGTGCTGGGCTCTGCCCGCCGCGTGACGGTTTCCAAGGAAGACACCGTCATCGTTGACGGCGCTGGCGAAGCTAGCGCTGTGGAAGAGCGTCGCGAGCAGCTGCGCCGCGAAATCGAGCGCACCGATTCCACCTGGGATCGCGAGAAGCTCGAGGAGCGTCTGGCGAAGCTCTCCGGCGGCGTTGCCGTCATCCGCGTCGGTGCTGCTACCGAGACCGAGGTCAACGAGCGCAAGCTGCGCGTCGAGGACGCCATCAACGCTGCCCGCGCGGCCGTCGATGAGGGCGTCATCGCAGGCGGCGGTTCCGCACTCGTGCAGATCTCCAAGGAACTGGAAAAGTTTGCCGAGGAGTTCGAGGGCGAGGCCAAGACCGGCGTGCTCTCCGTATCCCGCGCGCTGACCCGCCCGGCTTACTGGATTGCGCAGAACGCTGGCCTGGACGGCTCCGTCATTGTTGACCACGTTTCCGAACTCGAGAACGGCCACGGCTTCAACGCCGCCACCCTGGAGTACGGCAACCTGCTGGAGCAGGGCATCATTGACCCAGTTAAGGTCACCCACTCCGCAGTGGTTAACGCCACCTCTGTTGCCCGCATGGTTCTGACCACCGAGGCATCCGTAGTGGAAAAGCCAGCTGAGGAAGAAGCACCCGCTGCTTCCCACGGCCATCACCACTAA
- the rimI gene encoding ribosomal protein S18-alanine N-acetyltransferase — MKLRELTAADAQRCAELEKVLFAGEGPWPAEAFVQEIAHGHTFYLGVEDEDVLVGYAGIGMMGPVTDPEFEIHTIGVDPAMQRRGAGRMMMDNIVYIADLKDAPVFLEVRVGNDPAISMYEAYGFIKTGIRRNYYQPSGADAHTMFRPRKSERTAK; from the coding sequence GTGAAGCTGCGCGAACTAACCGCCGCCGATGCGCAGCGCTGCGCGGAGCTGGAGAAAGTGCTTTTTGCAGGGGAAGGGCCGTGGCCGGCGGAGGCTTTCGTGCAGGAAATCGCACACGGCCACACCTTTTATCTAGGGGTGGAAGACGAGGATGTATTGGTTGGTTATGCCGGCATCGGCATGATGGGACCTGTCACCGACCCGGAATTCGAAATTCATACCATCGGCGTCGATCCCGCGATGCAGCGCCGTGGGGCGGGCAGGATGATGATGGATAACATCGTCTACATCGCTGACCTGAAAGATGCCCCGGTTTTTCTCGAGGTTCGTGTGGGCAACGATCCCGCCATTTCCATGTACGAAGCCTACGGTTTTATAAAGACCGGCATCCGCCGCAATTACTATCAACCTTCAGGCGCGGACGCGCACACCATGTTCCGCCCGCGTAAAAGCGAAAGGACCGCGAAGTGA
- the tsaB gene encoding tRNA (adenosine(37)-N6)-threonylcarbamoyltransferase complex dimerization subunit type 1 TsaB has translation MLVLSIDTATTDLVTGVVDTESGAVSERIITDTRAHNEQLIPTIQCLLEEKGMGFADLDAIVVGCGPGPFTGLRVGMATASALGDALGIPVHGVCSHDAIAAEHGADKRILVATDARRKEIYWATYAEGARVEGPGVVKPGEIAVEVEAVVIPDNLVGKLPEALQALPHVVANPRPAGLVAVADLSATPAPLTPLYLRRPDAVPPKPKPRSAALPDISGLNL, from the coding sequence ATGCTGGTTTTAAGCATTGATACCGCAACGACTGACCTGGTTACCGGCGTAGTAGATACCGAATCCGGTGCGGTCAGCGAGCGGATTATCACTGATACCCGCGCGCATAACGAGCAGTTGATTCCCACCATCCAGTGTCTGTTGGAGGAAAAGGGAATGGGCTTTGCCGATTTGGACGCAATCGTCGTGGGGTGTGGTCCGGGCCCGTTTACGGGTTTGCGCGTAGGCATGGCCACCGCCTCCGCGCTTGGCGACGCCCTCGGCATCCCGGTCCACGGCGTCTGCTCCCATGACGCCATCGCTGCCGAGCATGGCGCGGATAAGCGCATCCTCGTGGCAACGGATGCACGGCGCAAGGAAATCTACTGGGCTACCTATGCGGAAGGTGCGCGGGTGGAAGGCCCGGGCGTCGTCAAGCCGGGCGAGATAGCCGTGGAGGTGGAAGCGGTAGTTATCCCAGATAACCTGGTTGGAAAGCTGCCCGAGGCCCTGCAGGCGCTGCCGCACGTGGTGGCGAATCCCCGCCCGGCCGGTTTGGTTGCCGTCGCCGACCTTTCCGCGACGCCTGCTCCGTTGACCCCGCTGTACCTGCGTCGTCCAGACGCCGTGCCGCCGAAGCCGAAGCCGCGCTCAGCCGCCCTTCCCGACATTTCCGGGCTAAATCTGTGA
- the rpsI gene encoding 30S ribosomal protein S9, with protein MTEQNIANADNNVADAADIAAATTATEEFTNTIGDSIATSTEAEAEAAAPIHEGPIQTVGRRKRAVARVRLVAGSGEITVNGRSFENYFPNKLHQQDILLPLTLLEREGQFDIKVTVAGGGPTGQAGALRLAIARALNVYNPADRAALKKAGLLTRDARAVERKKAGLHKARRAPQYSKR; from the coding sequence ATGACCGAGCAGAACATCGCAAACGCTGACAACAACGTAGCCGACGCTGCCGACATCGCTGCAGCAACCACTGCGACCGAGGAGTTCACCAACACCATCGGTGATTCCATCGCTACTTCCACCGAGGCAGAGGCTGAGGCCGCTGCTCCGATCCACGAGGGCCCGATCCAGACCGTCGGTCGCCGTAAGCGCGCCGTCGCTCGTGTTCGCCTCGTTGCTGGTTCCGGCGAAATCACCGTTAACGGTCGTTCCTTCGAGAACTACTTCCCGAACAAGCTGCACCAGCAGGACATCCTCCTGCCGCTGACCCTGCTTGAGCGCGAAGGCCAGTTCGACATCAAGGTCACCGTTGCAGGTGGCGGCCCGACCGGCCAGGCAGGCGCTCTGCGTCTGGCTATCGCTCGTGCACTCAACGTCTACAACCCGGCTGACCGCGCTGCCCTCAAGAAGGCTGGCCTGCTCACCCGTGACGCACGTGCCGTCGAGCGTAAGAAGGCTGGTCTGCACAAGGCACGTCGTGCCCCGCAGTACTCCAAGCGTTAA
- the tsaD gene encoding tRNA (adenosine(37)-N6)-threonylcarbamoyltransferase complex transferase subunit TsaD: MKILGIESSCDETGVGIIELDADGHMEILADSVASSMQQHARFGGVVPEIASRAHLEAMPQVMRAALEEAGISKPDAVAATVGPGLAGALLVGASAAKAYAAAWGVPFYGVNHLGGHVAVANLEGEQLPHAVALLVSGGHTQLLEAQAVGKPMKELGSTLDDAAGEAYDKVSRLLGLGYPGGPVIDKLAAQGEANIDFPRGLSRAEDLRGVHRHDFSFSGLKTSVARYVEKAEKEGRVVSIEDICASFQEAVADVLTAKAVRACQDTGAKVLLLGGGVAANSRLRQLAAKRCESAGIELRVPRFKLCTDNGVMIAAVAAQLIHEGAEPSGLACGTDTQLEVEVPLVSAN; encoded by the coding sequence GTGAAAATCCTCGGAATCGAGTCTTCCTGCGACGAAACCGGTGTAGGAATCATCGAGCTGGACGCGGATGGCCATATGGAAATCCTGGCTGACAGCGTTGCCTCGTCGATGCAGCAGCACGCTCGCTTCGGCGGCGTGGTTCCGGAGATCGCCTCGCGTGCCCACCTGGAGGCTATGCCGCAGGTGATGCGCGCAGCACTGGAGGAGGCGGGGATTTCCAAGCCGGATGCCGTTGCCGCGACGGTGGGGCCGGGCCTGGCGGGTGCCTTGCTGGTGGGCGCTTCCGCGGCGAAGGCCTATGCGGCTGCCTGGGGCGTGCCTTTCTACGGCGTCAATCACTTGGGCGGGCACGTAGCTGTGGCCAACCTCGAAGGTGAACAGCTGCCGCACGCAGTGGCTCTGTTGGTCTCCGGCGGCCACACCCAGCTGCTTGAGGCCCAGGCGGTGGGAAAGCCCATGAAGGAATTGGGCAGCACGCTTGACGACGCCGCCGGCGAAGCCTACGACAAAGTCTCCCGCCTTTTGGGTCTGGGCTATCCGGGAGGGCCGGTCATCGACAAGCTGGCGGCGCAAGGCGAGGCCAACATCGACTTTCCGCGGGGCCTTTCGCGTGCGGAGGATCTGCGCGGCGTGCATCGCCATGACTTTTCTTTCTCCGGTTTGAAGACCTCCGTGGCGCGGTACGTGGAAAAGGCGGAGAAGGAAGGACGCGTCGTATCCATCGAGGATATTTGCGCTTCCTTCCAGGAGGCCGTGGCGGATGTGCTGACCGCGAAGGCCGTGCGGGCCTGCCAGGACACCGGCGCCAAGGTGCTGCTGCTGGGCGGTGGCGTGGCTGCGAATTCGCGCCTGCGGCAGCTGGCGGCCAAGCGTTGCGAATCGGCGGGCATCGAACTGCGGGTGCCGCGTTTTAAGCTGTGCACCGACAACGGCGTGATGATTGCGGCCGTAGCGGCGCAGCTCATTCATGAAGGGGCGGAGCCTTCCGGCCTGGCCTGCGGCACCGATACCCAGCTCGAAGTGGAAGTCCCGCTCGTTAGCGCAAACTAA
- the glmM gene encoding phosphoglucosamine mutase encodes MTRLFGTDGVRGLANSKLTPILALQLGQAAAEVLTANRESYERRPLAIIGRDPRVSGEMLDAAIAAGLASRGVDVVRVGVLPTPAIAFLTDDYGADLGVMISASHNPMPDNGIKFFSAGGKKLPDDVEDQIQAAMETLTEHGPTGTKLGRIISEAPDGRERYLKHLAEVVTTDLSGIKVVVDTANGAASKVAPKAYADAGAEVIAIHNKPNAFNINEDCGSTHIDKAQAAVVEHGADLGLAHDGDADRCLAVDAEGNVVDGDQIMALLAVGMKEDNDLRFNTLVATVMSNLGLKLAMQEQGIEVKETAVGDRYVLEELNRGNYSLGGEQSGHLVLPDDCTTGDGTLTGLSIMARMAKSGKSLKELASVMTVLPQVLINVPVSDKSSIMASREVQDAIAEAESELGSTGRVLLRPSGTEELFRVMVEAAEEEQARKVAGRLAAVVAAV; translated from the coding sequence ATGACTCGACTTTTTGGAACCGACGGTGTTCGCGGTCTTGCGAACTCGAAGCTCACCCCAATCTTGGCTCTGCAGCTGGGACAAGCAGCGGCGGAAGTGCTTACCGCCAACCGTGAGTCCTACGAGCGGCGGCCCTTGGCCATCATCGGCCGCGATCCCCGCGTTTCCGGCGAGATGCTGGATGCTGCCATCGCTGCTGGTCTGGCCTCTCGTGGCGTCGACGTCGTGCGGGTGGGCGTTTTGCCCACCCCAGCTATTGCCTTCCTGACTGATGATTATGGGGCAGACCTGGGCGTGATGATTTCCGCATCCCATAACCCGATGCCGGACAATGGAATTAAGTTCTTCTCCGCGGGCGGCAAGAAGCTGCCTGACGACGTCGAGGATCAGATCCAGGCCGCCATGGAGACGCTGACCGAACATGGTCCAACGGGCACCAAGCTGGGCCGCATCATCTCCGAGGCGCCGGACGGCCGCGAGCGCTACCTGAAGCACCTAGCGGAGGTCGTTACTACCGACCTCAGCGGCATCAAGGTCGTTGTGGATACCGCAAACGGTGCCGCCTCCAAGGTCGCACCGAAGGCGTACGCGGACGCGGGTGCTGAGGTCATTGCCATCCACAACAAGCCGAACGCTTTCAACATCAACGAGGATTGCGGTTCTACTCACATCGACAAGGCCCAGGCGGCCGTCGTCGAGCATGGCGCTGACCTCGGCCTGGCACACGACGGCGACGCTGACCGCTGCCTGGCTGTCGACGCTGAGGGAAACGTCGTCGACGGTGACCAAATCATGGCCCTTCTGGCAGTGGGCATGAAGGAAGACAATGACCTGCGTTTTAACACTCTCGTTGCAACGGTGATGTCCAACCTCGGACTGAAGCTGGCCATGCAGGAGCAGGGCATTGAGGTCAAGGAGACCGCCGTCGGTGACCGCTACGTCTTGGAAGAACTCAACCGCGGCAATTACTCGCTCGGTGGTGAGCAGTCTGGTCACCTGGTGCTGCCTGATGACTGCACTACTGGTGACGGCACGCTAACCGGCCTTTCCATCATGGCTCGCATGGCTAAATCTGGTAAGTCTCTCAAAGAACTGGCGTCCGTGATGACCGTGCTGCCGCAGGTGCTCATCAACGTCCCGGTTTCTGATAAGTCCAGCATCATGGCTTCCCGGGAAGTCCAGGACGCAATCGCTGAGGCCGAGTCTGAGCTCGGCAGCACCGGCCGCGTTCTGCTGCGTCCTTCCGGCACGGAGGAGCTTTTCCGGGTGATGGTTGAAGCAGCTGAAGAAGAGCAGGCACGCAAGGTAGCAGGACGCCTTGCAGCTGTCGTTGCAGCTGTATAA
- the glmS gene encoding glutamine--fructose-6-phosphate transaminase (isomerizing), with protein MCGIVGYVGHASSGREYYALDVVLEGLRRLEYRGYDSAGVAMYVDGEINWRKKAGKVAALEAEIASRPLQDSVLGIGHTRWATHGGPTDLNAHPHVVDGGKLAVVHNGIIENFAELKTELTSKGYNFVSETDTEVAATLLGDIFHNEAAGDLTKAMQLTGKRLEGAFTLLAIHSEQADRIVAARRDSPLVIGLGEGENFLGSDVSGFIDYTKSAVEMENDQVVTITADEVSITDYEGNAAQGKPFEIMWDAAAAEKGGFNSFMEKEIHDQPAAVRDTLLGRFDGKGKLTLDEVHIDEAVLKSIDKIIVIACGTAAYAGHVARYAIEHWCRIPTEVELAHEFRYRDPIVNEKTLVVALSQSGETMDTLMAVRHARQQGAKVIAICNTQGSSIPREADAALYTHAGPEIAVASTKAFLAQITATYLLGLYLAQLRGNMFADEVNAVLQELRDMPEKVQAVIDNEKQVTDLANSMQNAESVLFLGRHVGFPVALEGALKLKEIAYLHAEGFAAGELKHGPIALIEEGQPVFVIVPSPRGRDSLHSKVVSNIQEIRARGAITIVIAEEGDDAVEAYANHVIRIPQSPTLMQPLLATVPLQIFACGVATAKGYDVDQPRNLAKSVTVE; from the coding sequence ATGTGTGGAATTGTTGGATACGTAGGTCACGCATCCAGTGGCCGTGAATACTATGCCCTGGACGTTGTGCTGGAAGGCCTTCGCCGTCTTGAGTACCGAGGCTATGACTCTGCCGGCGTCGCAATGTACGTCGATGGCGAAATTAACTGGCGCAAAAAGGCCGGCAAGGTTGCTGCCCTCGAAGCAGAGATCGCTTCCCGCCCTTTGCAGGACTCTGTCCTGGGCATCGGACATACCCGTTGGGCAACTCACGGCGGCCCAACCGATCTGAACGCCCACCCGCATGTAGTTGACGGCGGCAAGCTGGCAGTTGTTCACAACGGCATCATCGAGAACTTTGCTGAGCTGAAGACCGAGCTGACCTCCAAGGGCTATAACTTCGTTTCCGAGACCGACACCGAAGTTGCTGCCACCCTGCTGGGCGATATTTTCCACAATGAAGCTGCGGGTGACCTCACCAAGGCGATGCAGCTGACCGGCAAGCGCCTGGAAGGTGCTTTTACCCTTCTGGCAATCCACTCCGAGCAGGCTGACCGCATTGTTGCCGCCCGCCGCGATTCCCCGCTGGTCATTGGCCTGGGTGAGGGCGAGAACTTCTTGGGCTCCGACGTCTCCGGCTTCATCGACTACACCAAGTCCGCCGTCGAGATGGAAAATGACCAGGTCGTTACCATCACTGCTGACGAAGTTTCCATCACCGACTACGAAGGCAACGCTGCACAGGGCAAGCCATTCGAAATCATGTGGGACGCAGCTGCCGCAGAAAAGGGCGGCTTCAACTCCTTCATGGAAAAGGAAATCCACGACCAACCAGCTGCTGTACGTGACACCCTGCTTGGCCGCTTTGACGGGAAAGGCAAGTTGACCCTGGACGAGGTTCACATCGATGAGGCGGTTTTGAAGTCCATCGATAAGATCATCGTCATCGCCTGCGGTACCGCTGCTTATGCAGGCCACGTTGCGCGTTACGCAATCGAGCACTGGTGCCGTATCCCAACCGAGGTCGAGCTGGCGCACGAGTTCCGCTACCGCGATCCGATCGTCAACGAGAAGACCTTGGTCGTCGCTTTGTCCCAGTCCGGCGAAACCATGGACACCTTGATGGCGGTGCGCCACGCCCGTCAGCAGGGTGCCAAGGTGATCGCTATCTGCAACACCCAGGGCTCTTCCATCCCTCGCGAGGCCGATGCTGCGCTGTACACCCACGCCGGCCCGGAGATCGCCGTCGCTTCCACCAAGGCCTTCTTGGCGCAGATCACCGCGACCTACCTCCTCGGCCTGTACCTAGCGCAGCTGCGCGGCAACATGTTCGCCGACGAAGTAAACGCAGTTCTGCAGGAGCTGCGCGATATGCCGGAGAAGGTCCAAGCAGTCATCGACAACGAGAAGCAGGTCACCGATCTTGCTAACTCCATGCAAAACGCCGAGTCCGTTCTCTTCTTGGGCCGCCACGTTGGCTTCCCGGTTGCGCTTGAGGGCGCGCTGAAGCTGAAGGAGATCGCATATCTGCACGCCGAGGGCTTCGCTGCCGGCGAGCTCAAGCACGGCCCAATCGCGCTCATTGAGGAGGGCCAGCCGGTCTTCGTCATCGTTCCTTCCCCGCGTGGCCGCGATTCCCTGCACTCCAAGGTCGTATCCAACATCCAGGAAATCCGTGCCCGTGGCGCAATCACCATCGTTATTGCTGAAGAAGGCGACGATGCTGTGGAGGCATATGCTAACCACGTCATCCGCATTCCGCAGTCCCCGACGCTGATGCAGCCGCTGTTGGCCACGGTTCCGCTGCAGATCTTCGCCTGTGGCGTTGCCACCGCGAAGGGCTACGACGTCGACCAGCCGCGTAACTTGGCTAAGTCCGTCACCGTCGAGTAA
- the alr gene encoding alanine racemase, translated as MLRTRIDLDAIAHNVSLLKKKVAPAQLMCVVKADAYGHGVKEVAPVMARAGADAFGVATFEEAIELRRSGIDQPITAWIWDSTQEIAEALACRIHIAVPSLVHARRLVESEIPAQVYIKVETGLHRSGVEEANWDATFALLRDAPQVEVLGLMSHFACADEPDNPFNDEQEANFRRALERARAAGLECPVNHLANSPAVLDRPSSHFEMVRPGLACYGLEPIPGLEHGLKPAMTWAANVVNVKPIQPGEGTCYNLTWKAEKPGFLATIPCGYADGLPRNFQGKLKVGIGGKLYPQVGRVCMDQIVVDLGENEYSVEQGDEAIIFGEGGLSATDLAEATGTINYEIICRPAGRTARHFEGGIGHA; from the coding sequence ATGCTTCGTACCAGAATCGACCTTGACGCCATTGCCCACAATGTTTCTTTGTTAAAGAAAAAGGTGGCTCCCGCGCAGCTCATGTGCGTGGTGAAAGCGGATGCTTATGGTCACGGCGTCAAAGAAGTCGCGCCAGTGATGGCGCGTGCGGGTGCGGATGCTTTCGGTGTGGCGACTTTCGAAGAGGCCATTGAGCTGCGGCGCAGCGGAATCGATCAGCCGATTACGGCGTGGATTTGGGACTCTACGCAGGAAATCGCGGAGGCCTTGGCGTGCCGCATCCACATTGCAGTGCCCTCCTTGGTACACGCGCGCCGCTTGGTGGAATCGGAGATCCCGGCGCAGGTTTATATCAAGGTTGAAACCGGTCTGCATCGCTCCGGCGTGGAGGAAGCGAACTGGGATGCTACTTTCGCACTGCTTCGCGACGCCCCTCAGGTCGAGGTTCTAGGCCTCATGTCGCATTTTGCGTGCGCCGATGAGCCAGATAATCCCTTCAACGATGAGCAGGAAGCTAATTTTCGCCGCGCGCTGGAACGGGCCCGGGCTGCAGGCCTGGAGTGCCCAGTGAATCACTTGGCCAACTCCCCGGCTGTTTTGGACCGACCTTCTTCCCATTTCGAGATGGTCCGTCCGGGCTTGGCTTGTTATGGCCTGGAGCCGATCCCCGGCCTCGAGCACGGTTTGAAGCCGGCGATGACCTGGGCGGCGAACGTCGTCAACGTCAAGCCGATTCAGCCAGGCGAGGGCACCTGCTACAACCTCACGTGGAAAGCCGAGAAGCCGGGATTTTTGGCCACGATTCCGTGCGGATACGCCGACGGTTTGCCGCGCAACTTTCAGGGCAAGCTTAAGGTCGGTATCGGCGGCAAGCTTTACCCACAGGTGGGCCGCGTGTGCATGGACCAGATTGTCGTGGACTTGGGCGAGAACGAGTACAGCGTCGAGCAAGGCGACGAAGCCATCATCTTCGGCGAAGGTGGCCTGAGCGCCACGGATCTGGCGGAGGCCACCGGAACCATCAATTACGAAATCATCTGCCGTCCCGCCGGCCGCACCGCCCGTCACTTTGAGGGAGGAATCGGGCATGCGTAA